A window of Ictidomys tridecemlineatus isolate mIctTri1 chromosome 1, mIctTri1.hap1, whole genome shotgun sequence contains these coding sequences:
- the Glrx gene encoding glutaredoxin-1, whose protein sequence is MAQEFVDGKIQPGKVVVFIKPTCPFCRKTQEILSQLPFKQGLLEFVDITATGDTNEIQDYLQQLTGARTVPRVFIGKDCIGGCSDLVTMQENGELLTRLKQIGALK, encoded by the exons ATGGCTCAGGAGTTTGTGGACGGCAAAATCCAGCCGGGGAAGGTCGTTGTGTTCATCAAGCCCACCTGCCCCTTCTGCAGAAAGACCCAAGAGATCCTCAGTCAACTGCCCTTCAAACAAGGGCTTCTGGAATTTGTCGATATCACAGCCACCGGTGACACAAATGAGATACAAGATTATTTGCAACAGCTCACAGGCGCGAGAACG gtaCCTCGGGTCTTTATTGGTAAAGATTGTATAGGTGGATGCAGTGATCTAGTAACTATGCAAGAGAACGGGGAACTGCTGACACGGCTGAAGCAAATCGGAGCTCTGAAGTAA